The Flavobacteriales bacterium genome contains the following window.
CCCAAGTTGATGACCGCCCTCGGTGCCATCATCGCCCTCATGCCCATCGCGCTCGGCATTGGTGCCGGTGCGCAACTGCACCAGCCGTTGGCCATCGCTGTGATCGGTGGCTTCTTGGTGGCGCTACCGCTGTTGCTGCTGGTGTTCCCCAGCATGTTGCGGGTGTTGTTCCGGAAGTAGCGGCTTGTCGAGTAGTGGTTCTACTTCGTGTGCGCCGGGGTTTTCTCCTTCCTCCGAAGTGGAGGCGAACAGTAGCCGGTTGATAATCCACCGAGGTCGAAACGGCTGGACCGATTTATCATTGTGAAGCTCAAATCACACTCGCGCGACATATGATCGATGCACTTAAGATATCGCGCATCCTGAACTCCAAGCATCTCGTCACCGGGTTGAGCCACAACCTCTACCGGTACCCCGCGAGGTTCAGCCCTCGGTTCGTGCGCGAGATCATCGCCAGCCTGAGTCAACCAGGTGATCTGGTCGTGGATCCTTTCGTTGGTGGTGGTACTTCAGCCGTTGAAGCGCTCTCTTCAGGCCGCAACTTCCTTGGCTGCGACATCAATCCGATCGCGGTCTTCGCCTCGAAGGCCAAGGTCACAACGTTCTCTAAAGAGACCCTGTCCGAGGCATTGCGGCTCATCAGTGCGAGGGAAGAGCAAGCCAACAGCGGAGGCTTGGTCCCCAAGCACTACCTGAAAGATGGATACTTAAACAATGTCCCAAGAAGGTTCCAGCGACTGGTCGCACCTATCCTCACCTTGACCGAGGACAACGGGGATCCAGAAGTAGAGTTGTTCATTCGCTCGGTGCTGTTGAAGACCAGCCAATGGGCGCTTGATTGTCGGGAGCATACGCCAACGGGCCGAGCTATTCGTGCCCGCCTTATCCTGGACGCGAATGCCGTCTATGCGGGTGCAAAGGCCTTCACTCAACAATGCGAGTCGAGCGCTTCGCGCTTTGGTGTCGATCCCGTGGCCCAAATACACTTGAGCGCTGCCCAAGAGTTACCCGCCAAATTGCTTGTTACTAGCAGGGAGTTGGTGAAGGCGAAGCTCATCGTCACGTCACCTCCGTACGCAGGCACCCACATTGTCTATCACCAGTGGCAGATCAAGAGTAGAAGGAGGACTCGTGCTCCTTTCTGGCTCATCAATTCAATGGATGGGATGGGAGCACCGTACTACACGTTCGGGGACTACCGGACGCATACGCGGTCGAAGTACTTCGAGGAAGCCCTTGAAGTCTATTCTTCGATGAAGACCATGCTCGATCCCACGGGCACACTGGTGCAGTTGGTCGGCTTCTCGAACCCTAGGGCGCACTTGCCGAGATACTTGGAAATGATGGCGGCGGCGGGCTATGAAGAGGTTACTGATCGCGATTCGCTTGGACGCGCCCACCGCGTTTGGCGCAATGTCCCGAACCGGCGTTGGTACAACAACACGGGTTCGTCACCTGCGAATGGCCGGGAAGTAATGTTGATCCATAGACCTGCATAGCATGTCAGACCAAAGTGCCCTTCTCAAGCGACTTCTCGACGCGACACGATCCAGCGAGATCTTGGCCATCCTAACAGAATTGGGTGACCACCCTGAAAGGGGGATCCGCAGTCCGTTCGGCACTTCTCAGTTCTTCTGGGAGCCATACGACGGGAATGCGTTCAATATGGGATCCATCGGGTTCGGATCCAAGTCCGGTCGCAGCTTGACCGAACGCATCACCAACGCGATCGACGCGTTGATCGATGCTCGGGCATCCGCCGCTCCCATGCCCAAGCCGAACTCGCCACAGGACGCGATGTCAACTTGGTTCGGCCGTCCAGTAACAGGACCCGACAAGGGATTGTACCAATGGGACTACACCAGTGATGGCTACGACCGGAGGATCCATGTGATATTGCAACCGAGCGACCTGCCCGATACACCTACGATAGACATCCTCGATTCCGGAATAGGGATCACGCCTGCTGAGTTCCCCAAGACCATTCTCTCCCTTCAACGCGGTAACAAGATCACGAAGAAATACTTGGCTGGTGCATACGGCCAGGGTGGCGCATCAACCCTTCGCTTCTGTGACTACGTGCTGATCGTATCGCGTTCAGAATCGTCGCCATCCAAAATCGGCTTCACCCTTGTGCGCAACGTGCGCTTGGGCGAAGAGTACAAGGAAGACTGCTACGCGTTCCTTGCTTGGACAGACGCATCGGGTACCACGGCAGTGCTTGAATCGGACGATTCTTCACCGCTCGTGATCAAGACATCGGAGTCGCTCAAGAGGGACTACGTCCTATCCACGGGTACGCTGGTAAGACACTATGGATTCCAGTTGTCCAACACGGCAGGAAAGCTCGCTCCACAGCCAGGCAATCTGTATCACTTCCTGCACTACTCGATGTTCGACCCGCTCTTTCCCTTTAGGATCGTGGACAATCGGGATAGCACCTCAGGTCGGGAGGAACTTGTGCGCGGTAGCCGCAATCGCCTGATGGACTATGCCAAGGCACCTGAAGCGGACGATGAGAATTCCCGGACGCAGTTGAAGCATTACCGCTCGATGGAATGGGTGACTCCGGCGGGTAGCGCGATACCATGCGTGGGCGTGGAGTACTGGGTGATATTCAACTACGAGAAGAAGAAGGAGACCTATCACCTTCGGCCGGACTCGAATGCACTCTTCGTGCAGAAGCGTCATCCGATCGTGTTCACTTTCAATGGCCAGAACCAAGGCGACATTGGGAACTATATCTTCAAACAAGCCAACCGGCCAATGGTGGCGCGGCATGCCATAGTGCATGTTGATGCGTCGCGGGTCGGCAAGGATGTGCGCAAGGGCTTGTTCACCTCAACGCGTGAAGGCTTGATCGAGGACGGACCTGTGGTGAAGAGCATTCTGCAAGAGATCTCTCGCATGATATCAGAGGACGAGGTGCTGGATCGGCTGGAGAAGCAGCTCGAAGAGGCCGTTACGCAAAGGACTTCACAGGAAACCGAGGATGAAGTGCAGAAGCAGATCTCCGCTCTGTTGAAGGAAGCAGGGTACGAATCGACCGAGAAGGCTGAAACGGATACGCCGGGTGCGAATGACGACGGGATAAGGCCGCGCACCCCGCGTCCACCCAAACCACCACAGGAGCCGCTTCCTATTCTGCCCTATCCGGAAGTGTCGTTCGTGAAGATCGTCTATCCCGAGAATGCATTCGAGCTTGAGCTGAACAGTACGGTTTCCGTCCTGGTACACACGGACGCGGATGCACGGATGCACGAGCAACTGAGAGTTCGTTTCGAGCCTGACGTTCTTGATGTAGCCTCAGTTAAGCCGCTCAGCGGCGGTCGTGCTCGTTGGCGTCTCAAAGCCAAACAGGGGTCCACTGCTGGTCAGTCGGGTAACGTAGTTGTCACAATGACACGCTTGGACGGATCGCAGCTTACGGATTCGATCGACTTTGCTCTCATACCGCCGAAGGCGCAACCTGCCCAACAGGGCAAGGGGAAGATCCCACCCTTCGAAGTCTTGCCGGTGAATCCGGAAGATCCGGAGTGGGACACCTTGTGGGACGAGGAAGACTTCAAGGACAAACACGCGGTCGCCTACAAGGCGCTCAAGACACAAGGCAAGATAATCGTTTACTACTCGACGGTCTTCACGCCTCTGGCCCAGACGTTAGCGCGGCTCAAGGTCCAGAGCGAGCACAAGATGAAGTTGTTCACTACCAACTACAAGGTCTGGATTGGTTACCATGCCATTATCCAACTCAAGGGACAGCAGAACGAGGACGCCGCGACCAGTGATGATGGAGTTATTGAACTTGAGCGTGACCATGAGCGTGTTCGGGTTGCCCAGCTCCAATTGAAACAGGCAATGGCTATGACCGAACTTATGCTCAAGGCGAGCAAGGCCCAAGAGGCCGAACGTTAGTGTCCTTTCGGTCGCTATAAATGGCCAAACCGCCGTCGGCGGATTTTTGGTGGCACTACCGCTCTTGCTGCGGGTGCTGTTCAAAGCTGGGAGTTGAATGCAATGTGCGGTCCTTAACAAGCGATAGCAGGTGTGTTCCATGTCTCGACCCGCGATACGGACCGTGCTGACTACATTTGCCCCCGCAATGCGCCGCCTCCTGTTCCTGCTCACACTTGCCGTCTATGGCTTCAGCGCCATGGAACTGCATGAGTGGGTGCGAGTGCCGCAAGTGGTGCTGCACCTGTTGGAGCATCATAGTGATCTGGGCCACCATGATGAGGAGACCAGTGATCATCATGATCACGATGGCGACCACGACCCGTTCGGCAAGGGTTGCCACGGCGAATTCTGCGCGTGCAGCGGCATGATCGCCCTACCTACGGATCAACGGGCGTCGATCGTTTGCCTCCTTCCGCTCACCACCACCTTGGGCGAGGCCAAGCTCCCCATCGCGCTGGGTGCCTTCGCCGGCGGCGTCTGGAACCCTCCCAAAGCCTAAGTTACCACCGCGTGTGGTGATCCCTGCCTGTTCCGCTTGGGCGGATCGGGCCCGCCTGCCGGAGGCAGGCCTGCCTGCGTTCAGCGGGCAATTACTCGCTTCTCGTTCCATACCGAAGTCCTTTTCCGCATGATCGACCGCATCATCACATTCTCCGTCCGCAACAAGCTGATCACCGGCTTGATGCTCCTGGCTCTCATTGGCTGGGGTTCGTATTCCGTCACGCAGTTGCCTATTGACGCGCTGCCCGATGTGACAAACAACCAGGTGCTGGTGAACACCATTGCCCCCAACCTCGCCACGCAGGAGGTGGAGCAGTTCATCACCTTCCCGCTGGAGCAGGCTTTCAAGAACCTGCCCGACGTGGTGGAACTGCGCAGCATTTCGCGCAGCGGCCTCAGCGTTGTCACCGTGGTGTTCAAGGATGAGGTGCCCGTGAATGTCGCGCGGCAGCTCATCGGCGAACGCATCACGCAGGTGCAGGATGCCATACCGCCCGGCTATGGCAGGCCGGAACTCGCACCGCCAACTACTGGCACCGGCGAAATCTACCAGTACACGCTGGCGGTGGACAGCGCCCACAAGGACAAGTACGACCTGTTGGAACTACGCACCCTACAGGACTGGATCGTGCGCAAGCAATTGCTCGGCGTGCAAGGCGTGATCGACGTGAGCAGCTTCGGCGGCCTGCTGAAGCAGTACGAAGTGAGCGTTGATGCGCGGCGATTGGCTGGTGCGGGCCTCACGCTCATCGACGTGTTCACCGCGTTGGAGAACAACAACGGCAACACCGGCGGCAGCTACATTGAGAAAGGGCCGAACATCTACTTCATCCGCGGCGAAGGCATCGTGACCTCCTTGAAGGACATGGAGAATATCGTGGTGAGCGCGCGCGGTGGAAGTCCGGTGCGCATCCGCGATGTGGCCGAAGTAAAGTTCGGTCATGCCGTGCGCTACGGCGCCATGACGCGCAATGGTGAGGGCGAAGCCGTGGGCGGCGTTGTGCTGATGCTGCGCGGCGCGAACGCCTTGGCCACTGTGAACGCGGTGAAGGCACGCATGGAAGATGTACAACGCAGCCTGCCTGAAGGCGTCCATGTGGATGCTTTCGTGGACCGCACCAAGCTCGTGGGCAAGACCATCGGCACGGTGGAGGAGAACCTGATGCTCGGCGCGCTGATCGTGCTCGGCGTGTTGATCCTGATGCTGGGCAACTGGCGCGCGGGCCTGATCGTGGCCAGCGTGATCCCGCTCGCTTTGCTCTTCGCCATCGGCTGTATGGTGATCGCCGGGCAGAGCGCGAACCTGATGAGCATGGGGGCGCTCGATTTCGGCCTCATCGTGGATGGCGCCGTGATCGTGGTCGAAGGTCTCATGTTCGCCCTCCACCAACGCTTCGCCGGTCAGCGCCTTTCACACGCGCACATGGACGACGAGACCATTACCGGTGCGGGCAAGATCATGAAGAGCGCCGTGTTCGGCCAGGTGATCATCCTCATCGTGTACGTGCCCATTTTCGCATTGATCGGCATCGAGGGCAAGATGTTCCGCCCGATGGCCTACACCGTGAGCTTCGCTATCGTAGGTGCGCTGCTGCTCAGCCTCACCTATGTGCCTTGGGCCGCATCGCTCTTCCTCAGCCGCTACATACCGAAGAGCGAAAGCTGGAGCGAGCGCATGATCCATCGGGTGCAGAAATGGTATGCACCGAAACTGACAGGGCTCCTGCGCCATCGGGCGCTGGTGCTGGGCAGTGCCCTTGTATTGCTGGTGGTATCGGTGCTGGTCTTCAACCGCCTTGGTGGTGAATTCATTCCCGAACTGGACGAGGGCGACTTCGCCACCAACGTCACCATACGCCAAGGAAGCAACCTCTCGGAAAGCATCCATGTTGGTGATGAACTTGCCAAGATCCTCCTGAAGGAATTCCCCGAAGTGACGGAGGTCGTGGGTAAGATCGGCGCGAGCGAGATCCCCACCGACCCCATGCCCATCGAAAGCCAGGACCTCATCATCGTGATGAAGAGCAAGGACGAATGGACCACAACCAAGGACCGCGAACACATGGCCGAACTGATGAATGAGAAGATGAGCGTGATCCCCGGCATGAACCTCAGCTTCGAGCAACCCATCCAGATGCGCTTCAACGAACTGATCGCGGGTGTGAAGAGCGACATCGCCGTGAAGATCTACGGCGACGACCTGGACCTCTTGTTCAAGAGCGGCAATGAAGTAGCCGCGCTGATCGGCACCGTGGAAGGCGCCACCGACATCAAGGTGGAACAAGTCGTGGGCATGCCGCAGCTCGTGGTGGACTACGACAGGGAGCGCATCGCGCAATACGGCCTGAACATCGCCGACCTGAACCGCGTGCTGAACACCGCGCTCGCTGGTGGCAAGGCCGGTGTGGTGTACGAAGGTGAACGCCGTTTCGACCTGGTGGTGCGCATGGCCGACATGCGCGACGCCGATGCGGAGAAGGTCAAGAACATCCTGGTGCCGCTACCAAATGGCGCGCAGATGCCCTTGGGCCAACTTGCTGATATCGGCTTCCGCAGTGCACCCGCGCAAGTGAGCCGTGAAGGCGGTGCGCGTCGCATCGTGATCGAGACCAACTCGCGCGGACGGGATATCCAGAGCGTGGCCATGGACATCAAAGCGGCTATCGAGTCCAAATTGGAATTGCCCACCGGCTACTACGTGGAATACGGCGGCACCTTCAAGAACCTGCAGGAGGCCAGTGCGCGCCTCACGCTCACCGTCCCGCTCGCCCTTGCCTTGATCTTCGTGCTGCTCTTCTTCACCTTCGGTTCGTTCAAGGAAGCGCTTATCATCTTCAGCGCCGTCCCGATGGCAGCGGTCGGGGGTATTTTCGCGCTCTCGTTGCGCGGGCTGGACTTCAGCATCAGCGCGGGTGTTGGCTTCATCGCGCTCTTCGGTGTTGCGGTGCTCAACGGCATCGTGCTCATCAGCTACTTCAACCAGTTGCAGAAGGAAGGTATCGACCATGTGACCGATCGCGTGGTGAAAGGCACGCTCGCCCGATTACGCCCCGTGCTGGCGACCGCCGCCGTGGCCTCGCTCGGCTTCCTTCCTATGGCCCTCAGCAACAGCGAAGGCAGCGAAGTGCAACGTCCTCTTGCCACAGTGGTGATCGGAGGCTTGGTCAGTTCCACCTTGCTCACGTTGGTGGTGTTGCCCGTCCTCTATCACCTGGTGTTCTCGCGCAGGCGGAAGAAGGACAGTGGTGGGAGCACACCGTTGGTCGTAGCATCCATCGGTCTGTTCCTGTTGATGGGAACGGTCGCACAAGCACAGGCGCCGGTCCTATCGCTCGACAGTGCCGTGAGTCGCGCCGTGCGCACGCACCCCGCCATGACCGCTGCGGAGCTGAACGTGCAGCAACAGGATGCCTTGCGAAAGACGGCTTTCCAGTTGGATCCGATCACCGCCCAATACCAGCACGGGCAGATCAACAGCGGCTTCCGTGGCGACTACAACCTGCAAGCCACCACTGGCATTCCCTTTCCCACCACCATCGCGCAGCGCGCCAACTTCCTCAAGGAGAGCATGCGCTTGGCAGAAACGGAACAGGTGAGCACGCGCGCTATCGTGAAGGAGAGCGCGGGCGGTGCCTACCTTCAATGGGCCATGGGTGCCGAACAGGTGCGCATCCTGCAACGGCTCGATAGTTCATACGCCGTGCTCGCGGCCTTCGCGGCGCGCAAGTTCGATCTGGGCGAGACCGGTCGCTTGGAGAAAGTCTCAGCGCAAAGCAGCGCCGATGGTGTTCGTGTGCAATTGCGCCAAGCAGAGGGCAACATCACTGCATACGCCGCCGAAGTGGAACGCTGGACCGGTGCACTGGACGGTGCCCAACCCGAAACGACCGCGCTTACTTCCACTGCCCGCGCACCGGATCCCGGCGGTGGTGTCGATCCTATTCTCGCTGCCGAACAACAACGCGCGTTGCTCGCTGAGCAGCAATGGAAACTGGAGCGCAGCCAATGGGCACCGACCTTGCAAGGCGGCGGCTTCTACCAGACGCTGG
Protein-coding sequences here:
- a CDS encoding site-specific DNA-methyltransferase, encoding MIDALKISRILNSKHLVTGLSHNLYRYPARFSPRFVREIIASLSQPGDLVVDPFVGGGTSAVEALSSGRNFLGCDINPIAVFASKAKVTTFSKETLSEALRLISAREEQANSGGLVPKHYLKDGYLNNVPRRFQRLVAPILTLTEDNGDPEVELFIRSVLLKTSQWALDCREHTPTGRAIRARLILDANAVYAGAKAFTQQCESSASRFGVDPVAQIHLSAAQELPAKLLVTSRELVKAKLIVTSPPYAGTHIVYHQWQIKSRRRTRAPFWLINSMDGMGAPYYTFGDYRTHTRSKYFEEALEVYSSMKTMLDPTGTLVQLVGFSNPRAHLPRYLEMMAAAGYEEVTDRDSLGRAHRVWRNVPNRRWYNNTGSSPANGREVMLIHRPA
- a CDS encoding ATP-binding protein; this translates as MAILTELGDHPERGIRSPFGTSQFFWEPYDGNAFNMGSIGFGSKSGRSLTERITNAIDALIDARASAAPMPKPNSPQDAMSTWFGRPVTGPDKGLYQWDYTSDGYDRRIHVILQPSDLPDTPTIDILDSGIGITPAEFPKTILSLQRGNKITKKYLAGAYGQGGASTLRFCDYVLIVSRSESSPSKIGFTLVRNVRLGEEYKEDCYAFLAWTDASGTTAVLESDDSSPLVIKTSESLKRDYVLSTGTLVRHYGFQLSNTAGKLAPQPGNLYHFLHYSMFDPLFPFRIVDNRDSTSGREELVRGSRNRLMDYAKAPEADDENSRTQLKHYRSMEWVTPAGSAIPCVGVEYWVIFNYEKKKETYHLRPDSNALFVQKRHPIVFTFNGQNQGDIGNYIFKQANRPMVARHAIVHVDASRVGKDVRKGLFTSTREGLIEDGPVVKSILQEISRMISEDEVLDRLEKQLEEAVTQRTSQETEDEVQKQISALLKEAGYESTEKAETDTPGANDDGIRPRTPRPPKPPQEPLPILPYPEVSFVKIVYPENAFELELNSTVSVLVHTDADARMHEQLRVRFEPDVLDVASVKPLSGGRARWRLKAKQGSTAGQSGNVVVTMTRLDGSQLTDSIDFALIPPKAQPAQQGKGKIPPFEVLPVNPEDPEWDTLWDEEDFKDKHAVAYKALKTQGKIIVYYSTVFTPLAQTLARLKVQSEHKMKLFTTNYKVWIGYHAIIQLKGQQNEDAATSDDGVIELERDHERVRVAQLQLKQAMAMTELMLKASKAQEAER
- a CDS encoding CusA/CzcA family heavy metal efflux RND transporter, producing MIDRIITFSVRNKLITGLMLLALIGWGSYSVTQLPIDALPDVTNNQVLVNTIAPNLATQEVEQFITFPLEQAFKNLPDVVELRSISRSGLSVVTVVFKDEVPVNVARQLIGERITQVQDAIPPGYGRPELAPPTTGTGEIYQYTLAVDSAHKDKYDLLELRTLQDWIVRKQLLGVQGVIDVSSFGGLLKQYEVSVDARRLAGAGLTLIDVFTALENNNGNTGGSYIEKGPNIYFIRGEGIVTSLKDMENIVVSARGGSPVRIRDVAEVKFGHAVRYGAMTRNGEGEAVGGVVLMLRGANALATVNAVKARMEDVQRSLPEGVHVDAFVDRTKLVGKTIGTVEENLMLGALIVLGVLILMLGNWRAGLIVASVIPLALLFAIGCMVIAGQSANLMSMGALDFGLIVDGAVIVVEGLMFALHQRFAGQRLSHAHMDDETITGAGKIMKSAVFGQVIILIVYVPIFALIGIEGKMFRPMAYTVSFAIVGALLLSLTYVPWAASLFLSRYIPKSESWSERMIHRVQKWYAPKLTGLLRHRALVLGSALVLLVVSVLVFNRLGGEFIPELDEGDFATNVTIRQGSNLSESIHVGDELAKILLKEFPEVTEVVGKIGASEIPTDPMPIESQDLIIVMKSKDEWTTTKDREHMAELMNEKMSVIPGMNLSFEQPIQMRFNELIAGVKSDIAVKIYGDDLDLLFKSGNEVAALIGTVEGATDIKVEQVVGMPQLVVDYDRERIAQYGLNIADLNRVLNTALAGGKAGVVYEGERRFDLVVRMADMRDADAEKVKNILVPLPNGAQMPLGQLADIGFRSAPAQVSREGGARRIVIETNSRGRDIQSVAMDIKAAIESKLELPTGYYVEYGGTFKNLQEASARLTLTVPLALALIFVLLFFTFGSFKEALIIFSAVPMAAVGGIFALSLRGLDFSISAGVGFIALFGVAVLNGIVLISYFNQLQKEGIDHVTDRVVKGTLARLRPVLATAAVASLGFLPMALSNSEGSEVQRPLATVVIGGLVSSTLLTLVVLPVLYHLVFSRRRKKDSGGSTPLVVASIGLFLLMGTVAQAQAPVLSLDSAVSRAVRTHPAMTAAELNVQQQDALRKTAFQLDPITAQYQHGQINSGFRGDYNLQATTGIPFPTTIAQRANFLKESMRLAETEQVSTRAIVKESAGGAYLQWAMGAEQVRILQRLDSSYAVLAAFAARKFDLGETGRLEKVSAQSSADGVRVQLRQAEGNITAYAAEVERWTGALDGAQPETTALTSTARAPDPGGGVDPILAAEQQRALLAEQQWKLERSQWAPTLQGGGFYQTLDGASPFTGYLIGAAIPIPGSGQGARTKAARLRSEIAVQQLEDLRRTRVSEMARTQAQLAQLRASLAYYESTGASLATTLRSDAERAYRAGEIGYIEFTQGIEQAYRIDTEYLRVRFELALTVLHLRALQGL